One region of Eupeodes corollae chromosome 1, idEupCoro1.1, whole genome shotgun sequence genomic DNA includes:
- the LOC129942491 gene encoding uncharacterized protein K02A2.6-like — protein MGSCIVHIFPNGDEKLISHAARPLTSAEASYSQIEREAAALIFAVKKFHRMIFGPKFLLLTDHKLLLAIFGSKKGIPIYTANRLQRWALTFMMYDFDIKYISTNEFGFVEVLSRLSNTKTNLDEDNVIASTIFEYDFKSNLLDTINTLPINFKMIQQATSNCKILQAVIKNLASRWKYPISPQISPYYARREGLAAVDGCIMFKDCIIISACFQKRILRQLHRGHPGIDKMKTVARCHVYWPVIDEDITSFVHQCHACASAAVS, from the coding sequence ATGGGGTCATGCATCGTACACATTTTTCCGAATGGTGATGAGAAACTCATCTCACATGCAGCCAGACCCTTGACTTCAGCTGAGGCCAGCTATAGTCAAATAGAAAGAGAAGCAGCAGCACTCATCTTTGCCGTTAAGAAATTTCACAGGATGATTTTTGGACCTAAGTTTCTGCTTCTCACCGATCATAAGCTTCTACTAGCAATATTCGGTAGTAAGAAAGGCATACCAATTTACACCGCCAACAGGCTACAGAGGTGGGCGTTAACGTTTATGATGTATGATTTCGATATCAAATATATTTCAACAAATGAATTTGGATTCGTCGAAGTATTATCACGTTTAAGCAACACCAAAACAAATTTGGACGAAGATAACGTCATAGCTTCAACAATATttgaatatgattttaaaagtaatctGCTTGACACAATCAACACGCTTCCaataaacttcaaaatgatACAACAAGCAACATCAAATTGTAAAATCCTACAAGCAGTCATCAAGAACCTGGCGTCTAGATGGAAGTACCCTATATCACCACAAATTTCACCATATTATGCCAGGAGAGAAGGATTAGCTGCCGTCGATGGATGCATAATGTTTAAAGACTGCATAATCATATCAGCGTGTTTTCAAAAGAGAATTTTGCGACAACTTCATCGAGGTCATCCGGGTATTGACAAAATGAAAACCGTTGCAAGATGTCATGTATATTGGCCAGTAATCGACGAAGACATTACATCATTTGTGCATCAATGCCATGCCTGTGCCAGTGCAGCAGTCTCCTGA
- the LOC129942501 gene encoding uncharacterized protein K02A2.6-like, whose amino-acid sequence MITKLSELFFRYGDCKQLVSNSGIQFISAEFQSFIKSRGIQHLRTTHPQTNGQVERFVDTLKRSLKKIKQEGTSQQKLETFLQTYRSTPNQNLTNFKSPAEAFLSRKIRTSLDLLKRKENPPTTRNEKQNIQYNKHHGAKDISLQVIVSMPKLIAITKNTVC is encoded by the coding sequence ATGATAACTAAATTGAGTGAATTATTTTTTCGATATGGTGATTGTAAACAACTAGTTTCGAACAGTGGAATTCAATTCATTAGTGCTGAATTTCAAAGCTTCATCAAATCACGTGGAATCCAACACTTACGAACTACTCATCCACAAACGAACGGCCAGGTAGAACGTTTCGTGGATACTCTAAAGCgatcgttaaaaaaaataaagcaggAAGGAACAAGTCAGCAGAAACTTGAAACATTCCTACAGACTTATCGTTCTACACCTAATCAGAATTTGACTAATTTTAAATCGCCAGCAGAAGCATTCCTTAGTCGTAAAATAAGAACTTCGTTGGATTTACTTAAGCGAAAAGAAAATCCTCCTACAACACGTAACGAAAAACAGAATATCCAGTACAATAAACATCATGGTGCCAAGGACATTTCACTGCAGGTGATAGTGTCTATGCCAAAATTGATCGCAATAACAAAGAATACTGTTTGCTAG